A window from Musa acuminata AAA Group cultivar baxijiao chromosome BXJ3-10, Cavendish_Baxijiao_AAA, whole genome shotgun sequence encodes these proteins:
- the LOC135651093 gene encoding uncharacterized protein LOC135651093 isoform X1, which translates to MAKKVRKVPMQPSPSNAYHQVREDARARLRYQYLLQDYDDLLKETEEKKKNLQKAKQKKLRLLAEVKFLLGRYQSLLENPSQTTFHRLKKQLHKTSSPIAGIVKPARLHVPNEVSFKGKNHSAVEAAKPSTSTMLDLNQISLPSGEDVEFQSHMEPLKPEMLERHSMDGGPNNRKFAVCRDEGSSSNRASKRKITWQDQVALKV; encoded by the exons ATGGCGAAGAAGGTGAGGAAGGTTCCCATGCAGCCTTCCCCATCCAATGCTTATCACCAGGTTCGGGAAGATGCCAGGGCAAGGTTGAGATATCAGTACTTGCTGCAAGATTATGATGATCTGCTGAAG GAaactgaagaaaagaagaagaatctaCAAAAGGCAAAACAAAAGAAGCTGAGACTCTTGGCTGAAGTCAA ATTCCTGCTAGGAAGATACCAGTCCTTGTTGGAAAATCCATCTCAGACCACCTTTCATAGACTCAAGAAGCAGCTTCATAAAACTTCATCGCCTATCGCTGGCATTGTTAAACCAGCAAGGCTGCATGTTCCAAACGAAGTTTCCTTCAAGGggaagaatcacagtgcagtcgaAGCTGCAAAACCTAGCACTTCTACAATGCTAGATCTGAATCAAATTTCTTTGCCG AGTGGCGAAGATGTGGAGTTTCAGTCACATATGGAGCCCCTGAAACCTGAGATGTTGGAGAGGCACTCAATGGATGGAGGGCCAAACAATCGAAAGTTTGCAGTCTGTAGAGATGAAGGGAGCAGCTCAAACAGGGCAAGTAAAAGGAAAATAACATGGCAGGACCAAGTAGCTCTGAAGGTTTAG
- the LOC135651093 gene encoding uncharacterized protein LOC135651093 isoform X2 yields MAKKVRKVPMQPSPSNAYHQVREDARARLRYQYLLQDYDDLLKETEEKKKNLQKAKQKKLRLLAEVKFLLGRYQSLLENPSQTTFHRLKKQLHKTSSPIAGIVKPARLHVPNEVSFKGKNHSAVEAAKPSTSTMLDLNQISLPYACRVAKMWSFSHIWSP; encoded by the exons ATGGCGAAGAAGGTGAGGAAGGTTCCCATGCAGCCTTCCCCATCCAATGCTTATCACCAGGTTCGGGAAGATGCCAGGGCAAGGTTGAGATATCAGTACTTGCTGCAAGATTATGATGATCTGCTGAAG GAaactgaagaaaagaagaagaatctaCAAAAGGCAAAACAAAAGAAGCTGAGACTCTTGGCTGAAGTCAA ATTCCTGCTAGGAAGATACCAGTCCTTGTTGGAAAATCCATCTCAGACCACCTTTCATAGACTCAAGAAGCAGCTTCATAAAACTTCATCGCCTATCGCTGGCATTGTTAAACCAGCAAGGCTGCATGTTCCAAACGAAGTTTCCTTCAAGGggaagaatcacagtgcagtcgaAGCTGCAAAACCTAGCACTTCTACAATGCTAGATCTGAATCAAATTTCTTTGCCG TATGCTTGTAGAGTGGCGAAGATGTGGAGTTTCAGTCACATATGGAGCCCCTGA